In a single window of the Dinghuibacter silviterrae genome:
- a CDS encoding SusC/RagA family TonB-linked outer membrane protein: protein MLASCYVRPPFTILLLALCLNVSARSFSQKVTLSFRDVPLSRVLDEISRQTNVSIIYREDVFHTRVSVHVRNSTVEEALEACLRGQPLTYRIENNSVLIQERPSPPGGPLEGKVVDERGSPLAGVTVEVKGAQQAAVTDDKGVFSFTSIDPDATLVVSYVGYQTEEIKLRGRSFLDIRLTPSTKALDQVVVIGYGTQHKRDVTSAISTIDTKDISSRPIVSGVEALTGKAPGVQVTVPSGTPGGDLSVRIRGVGSPNGSEPLYVVDGVLTNDIRGLDPGNIESISILKDASAAGIYGAAGSTNGVVMITTKKGAKGKAKIEASTYTGIQQIVKKIAVLNNQQWLDLETEIFGTAPTIPSYYNLTTTNNNWQNLIYHSAAQTGANVGMSGGSEKGTYYLGVGYLTQDGIMVGSNFDRYSAKLSVDQNAANWLSLGANLNYNRSNQRTVPQDESAQNGGAVIAALVTPEYIPIKMPSNAPYPGVYGYSSFYSGDNPLSDIYNNTNSTLENHLLGDAYVEVKLPWALKYRSQFNIVLDNSNYNYFLDPYNNLYGITLQGKGQNNSSETFRWAWDNTLTFDKTFGAHSINIVAGTSALDENIFLSSQSGTGFSSNAVQTLNAASAQYSISTQKFEWTTHSYFGRFMYAYKNRYLLTGTLRADGSSRVGSNNYWGTFPALSAGWKISQEKFMQNVLWIEDLKLRAGWGATGNLPPYTVLYPSYTLLSAGASYAYSGSNVEPGVSPGTQLGNPAMKWESAHQTNVGFDAGFLSHRLSVSADYYYKKVYNMIFTQQLPLTTGGLVTAVNLPGYDVNKGFEYSIDATVIHTHDISWDVTWNMSINHNEMEGLDTAISYQTGGVTVGGSKAPIYTGLIKNGYSLGTFYGYQALGVNAATGNMTYSANPTSLGSALPKYTFGLGSEWRYKAFTLSLLFDGVQGNKVYDETRMEIENLTGYNNESAAVLARWKNDGDVTAIPRALDNGTTNATAAALLQSQIASNYVENGSFVRLRNATLGYAFDPKVLRRLELSGLRIYVTAQNLFTITKYKGYYPEINGFGQGTNNQAVNAGVGATLMALGIDNGAYPVARTYIVGVNIQL, encoded by the coding sequence ATGTTAGCAAGCTGCTATGTGAGACCCCCGTTCACCATTCTTCTTCTGGCACTTTGTCTGAACGTCTCGGCCAGGAGCTTTTCCCAAAAGGTGACCCTGTCCTTCAGAGACGTGCCCCTGTCCCGGGTGCTGGACGAAATTTCCAGGCAGACAAATGTATCCATCATCTACCGGGAAGATGTATTTCACACCAGGGTATCCGTCCACGTCCGGAATTCCACGGTGGAGGAGGCCCTGGAAGCCTGTTTGAGGGGGCAACCCTTAACCTACCGGATCGAAAACAACAGTGTCCTGATCCAGGAAAGACCAAGCCCCCCCGGGGGCCCCTTGGAAGGCAAGGTCGTGGACGAACGGGGATCGCCCCTGGCCGGCGTGACCGTGGAGGTGAAGGGGGCGCAGCAGGCGGCTGTCACCGACGACAAGGGGGTTTTCTCCTTTACTTCGATAGACCCGGACGCTACATTAGTCGTTTCCTATGTCGGTTACCAGACGGAGGAAATAAAGCTTAGGGGCCGGTCATTTTTGGACATCCGGCTTACGCCATCCACCAAAGCCCTGGACCAGGTGGTCGTTATCGGGTATGGTACCCAGCACAAAAGGGACGTTACGTCGGCCATCTCCACCATAGATACCAAAGACATCTCCAGCCGGCCGATCGTCAGCGGCGTGGAAGCGCTGACGGGGAAAGCACCCGGCGTACAGGTCACGGTTCCCTCCGGGACACCCGGAGGAGACCTTTCGGTCCGCATCCGGGGTGTGGGCTCGCCCAACGGATCCGAGCCCCTCTACGTCGTGGATGGCGTACTCACCAACGATATCCGCGGCCTCGACCCTGGAAACATCGAGTCCATCAGCATCCTTAAGGACGCCTCCGCGGCAGGGATATACGGGGCGGCCGGTTCCACCAACGGGGTGGTGATGATCACGACGAAGAAGGGCGCCAAAGGCAAAGCCAAAATAGAAGCCAGCACCTACACCGGCATCCAGCAGATCGTCAAAAAGATCGCCGTGCTCAACAACCAGCAATGGCTGGACCTGGAAACGGAGATCTTTGGGACGGCACCCACCATTCCTTCTTACTATAACCTCACGACGACGAACAACAACTGGCAGAACCTGATTTACCATTCCGCGGCCCAGACGGGCGCCAACGTGGGCATGTCGGGGGGATCCGAGAAGGGAACCTACTACTTAGGCGTAGGCTACCTTACCCAGGACGGGATCATGGTGGGCTCCAATTTCGACCGCTACTCCGCCAAACTCAGTGTGGACCAGAACGCCGCCAACTGGCTTTCGCTGGGGGCCAACCTGAACTACAACCGGTCCAACCAGCGGACCGTCCCCCAGGACGAATCGGCTCAGAATGGAGGAGCGGTAATCGCCGCCCTGGTCACGCCGGAATACATCCCGATCAAAATGCCTTCCAATGCGCCTTATCCGGGCGTCTATGGGTATAGCTCTTTTTATTCGGGGGACAACCCGCTGTCGGACATCTACAACAATACCAACAGCACCCTGGAAAACCACCTGTTGGGAGACGCATACGTAGAAGTGAAACTGCCCTGGGCATTGAAATACCGCAGCCAGTTCAATATCGTGCTGGACAACTCCAACTACAATTACTTCCTGGATCCCTACAACAACCTCTACGGGATCACGCTGCAGGGCAAAGGACAAAACAACTCCTCCGAGACGTTCCGCTGGGCCTGGGACAATACCCTGACATTTGACAAGACCTTTGGGGCCCACTCGATCAACATCGTGGCGGGGACCTCCGCCCTGGACGAAAATATTTTTCTGTCCAGCCAGTCCGGCACCGGCTTTTCCTCCAACGCGGTGCAGACGCTTAACGCCGCCAGCGCCCAGTACTCGATCAGCACACAGAAATTCGAGTGGACCACCCATTCCTACTTCGGAAGGTTTATGTATGCGTATAAGAACCGCTACCTGTTGACCGGTACGCTCCGGGCAGACGGCTCTTCCCGGGTCGGGTCCAACAACTACTGGGGGACCTTCCCCGCCCTGTCCGCCGGTTGGAAAATCTCCCAGGAAAAGTTTATGCAGAACGTCCTCTGGATAGAGGACCTGAAGCTGCGCGCGGGCTGGGGCGCCACGGGCAACCTGCCGCCCTATACCGTCCTTTACCCCTCCTACACCCTCCTGAGCGCGGGCGCCAGCTATGCCTATAGCGGTTCCAATGTGGAGCCCGGTGTCAGCCCGGGAACCCAACTGGGCAACCCGGCCATGAAATGGGAATCGGCGCACCAGACCAATGTCGGTTTCGACGCCGGTTTCTTAAGCCACCGGTTATCCGTTTCCGCCGATTACTATTATAAGAAGGTCTACAATATGATCTTTACACAACAGCTTCCCCTGACCACGGGGGGCCTTGTTACCGCGGTGAACCTGCCCGGTTATGACGTCAACAAGGGCTTTGAATACAGCATCGACGCCACCGTCATCCACACCCACGACATCAGTTGGGACGTCACCTGGAACATGTCCATCAACCACAACGAAATGGAAGGTCTGGACACGGCCATTTCTTACCAGACCGGGGGCGTAACCGTAGGCGGAAGCAAGGCGCCCATCTATACCGGTCTTATCAAAAACGGGTATTCCCTGGGGACTTTCTACGGCTACCAGGCCCTGGGGGTCAATGCGGCTACCGGGAACATGACTTACTCCGCCAACCCTACCAGCTTAGGTTCCGCCCTTCCAAAGTATACCTTCGGCCTTGGCAGCGAATGGCGGTATAAAGCCTTCACCCTCTCGCTTCTCTTTGACGGGGTGCAAGGAAATAAGGTATACGACGAAACCAGGATGGAGATCGAGAACCTGACAGGATACAACAATGAGAGCGCCGCCGTCCTGGCCCGCTGGAAAAACGACGGGGATGTGACCGCCATCCCCCGCGCCCTGGACAACGGGACGACCAACGCGACGGCGGCCGCCCTGTTGCAAAGCCAGATCGCCTCGAACTATGTGGAGAACGGTTCCTTCGTGCGCCTGCGCAACGCCACCTTAGGCTACGCCTTCGACCCGAAGGTGCTTCGCCGTCTGGAACTCTCCGGCCTGCGGATCTATGTGACGGCTCAAAACCTCTTTACCATCACTAAATACAAAGGATACTATCCCGAGATCAACGGCTTCGGCCAGGGCACCAACAACCAGGCGGTCAACGCCGGCGTCGGCGCCACGCTGATGGCCCTGGGTATCGACAACGGGGCTTATCCCGTCGCCCGGACCTATATCGTCGGTGTAAATATTCAACTCTAA
- a CDS encoding FecR family protein, translating to MNEEKAVYIAALFYKEQEQIPLTEQERADLDEWRASYGGLPDRPEVIAKVKRLGEYDAETAANEIFQRLGILERSIYLRWISVAAAVLLLAAGGTWAYLATRVKPKPVAVLPAQPRDIDPGTTKAVLRLSDGRRITLDSVHNGVVLQQGNIKITKAGGQLTYIPTGKTAAVLYNTMTTPRGGQFRVILPDGSKVLLNAASSLTYPSAFQGQTRSVTLTGEAYFDIAPGKQPFEVSAEGVDTRVLGTRFDVMAYPDEPYLRTTLVEGKVQVAGVTLLPGREALVDHQGLRVQDGDIERAIAWTTGFFEFQDADIATIMREVSRWYDIDVVFTKGDYPGRYGGRMSRYLKLSEVLAFLEGNGIDHYRLEGRKLVVSP from the coding sequence ATGAACGAGGAGAAAGCAGTCTATATTGCCGCGCTGTTCTATAAGGAACAGGAACAGATACCCCTGACCGAACAGGAGAGGGCCGACCTGGACGAATGGCGGGCGTCTTACGGCGGGTTACCCGACCGCCCGGAGGTGATCGCCAAGGTCAAACGGCTTGGGGAATACGACGCCGAAACAGCGGCCAATGAAATTTTCCAGAGGCTTGGCATCCTGGAAAGGTCCATATACCTACGCTGGATCTCCGTTGCAGCCGCGGTGCTCCTCCTGGCAGCCGGGGGCACCTGGGCGTACTTAGCTACCCGGGTAAAACCGAAACCGGTAGCGGTCCTTCCCGCCCAGCCCCGGGATATTGACCCGGGCACCACCAAGGCGGTGCTGCGTCTCTCGGACGGACGCCGGATCACGCTCGACAGCGTCCACAACGGCGTGGTCTTGCAACAGGGAAATATCAAGATTACCAAAGCCGGCGGGCAGCTCACCTACATCCCCACAGGAAAAACCGCGGCGGTACTTTATAACACCATGACAACGCCCAGGGGCGGGCAGTTCCGGGTCATCCTCCCGGATGGAAGCAAGGTCCTCCTGAATGCCGCTTCGTCCCTCACTTATCCCAGCGCTTTCCAGGGACAGACCCGGTCGGTGACGCTGACCGGGGAAGCCTATTTTGACATTGCCCCCGGCAAACAGCCCTTTGAGGTGAGCGCGGAAGGCGTGGACACGCGGGTACTGGGCACCCGATTCGATGTGATGGCCTACCCGGATGAGCCCTATCTCCGCACCACGCTGGTGGAAGGAAAAGTGCAGGTAGCCGGGGTAACCCTCCTGCCCGGCCGGGAAGCCCTGGTCGATCACCAGGGGCTACGCGTACAGGATGGAGACATAGAACGGGCGATTGCCTGGACCACGGGCTTCTTCGAGTTCCAGGATGCCGATATAGCCACCATTATGCGGGAAGTCTCGCGCTGGTACGACATCGACGTCGTGTTCACCAAAGGGGATTACCCGGGCAGGTACGGAGGCCGGATGAGCCGGTACCTGAAACTGTCGGAAGTGCTGGCCTTCCTGGAGGGTAACGGCATTGACCATTACCGGCTGGAGGGAAGGAAGCTGGTTGTTTCGCCATAA
- a CDS encoding RNA polymerase sigma factor, which yields MEPSFDDNDLYKGISEGDPSAFRALIALYFPVLCAFAEKYTPDAALAKDIVQEVFIKLWSRRPVFESLGGLKGYLFVAVRNGCLNLIRDRERLESRHQKAAPEPEDNDRLLQNIVESEFIALIYKTVRELPEKMRVIFYLSYEEGMTVGEIALRLKMNLKAVKRQKYRAVQTLRKKLGRRPGTLLFILTVMQSIDFHH from the coding sequence TTGGAACCCTCTTTCGATGACAACGACCTCTACAAGGGGATCTCTGAAGGAGATCCTTCCGCTTTCCGGGCCCTGATTGCTTTGTACTTCCCGGTACTGTGCGCCTTTGCGGAAAAGTATACCCCGGACGCGGCCCTGGCCAAGGACATCGTCCAGGAGGTCTTTATAAAGTTGTGGAGCCGGCGGCCGGTCTTTGAGTCCCTGGGGGGGCTGAAGGGGTACCTGTTCGTGGCCGTCCGGAACGGATGCCTGAACCTGATCCGGGACCGGGAGCGGCTGGAATCGAGACATCAAAAGGCCGCGCCCGAACCGGAGGACAACGACCGCCTCCTGCAAAACATCGTGGAATCAGAATTTATCGCCTTGATATATAAAACCGTCAGGGAGCTTCCGGAGAAGATGCGGGTGATCTTTTACCTAAGTTATGAGGAAGGGATGACGGTCGGGGAAATCGCCCTTCGGCTCAAGATGAACCTGAAGGCGGTCAAAAGACAAAAGTACCGGGCGGTGCAAACCCTGCGAAAAAAGCTGGGGCGACGCCCGGGCACCTTGTTGTTCATCCTGACGGTTATGCAATCCATTGATTTCCATCACTAG
- a CDS encoding ABC transporter permease: MFRSYLTIALRNLARSKAFSIINILGLALGLAASMLILLWVRDEWSYDRFHQHSGQLYKVYGAAFVEGKIDGSYGTPPLLYGELKRRIPDIVAATPHSWNEQHTFQVGDKIFKESGAHAGPDFFRMFSFPLLEGTAGDALNSPESIAISRKMAVHFFGSPEAAIGKTIRYENTKDLVVKAVYEDMPVRTMFQDDFVLNWETFLDENNGWARDITNFGPETFIMLRPDAHPAAVDAKLLHFMDPYLDKKAIPMTMGMQPLRDVYLHGQFEAGKPAGGRIAYVHLFSLVAAFILLIACINFMNLTTARSVRRMKEIGVRKVIGAVRGALIRQFMGEAILIALLSGGVAFLLVVLTLPAFNELTRKQVSLPYQHVLFWTALVGMILLTGIVSGSYPALVLSKFQPIKVLKGASPGGTWLRKTLVVFQFTLSIVLIIATILVSRQIRFLEQTNLGYDRENLVYIPLEGNLKTKLKLFQQEAQEIPGVIAMTGMSNDPTNIANGTSGLKWTGKDPDAKIQFSWASVGYDFVSTLRLQMRYGRDFDKSLPSDSTGYIINEAALAKIGYKDPIGQPLTFWRKPGRIIGVVRDFHFQSLHEPIKPMVIHLDTLSQLTVALIRIRAGQTGDAIKGLERLCKSLNPAFPFNYRFSDEEYVRQYRSEEVVGHLALGFAALAIFISCLGLLGLSVFTAQQRMKEISIRKVLGAGLFNLFALLTKDFLLLVVIAFLIAAPVAWWAIHRWLEQFSYRTEVSWWIFALAGILALLIALVTISYQTLRAAAARPAQRLRTE; encoded by the coding sequence ATGTTCCGAAGCTACCTGACCATTGCCCTGCGAAACCTTGCCCGGAGCAAGGCCTTTTCCATTATCAATATTCTTGGCCTTGCCCTGGGGCTGGCCGCCAGTATGCTCATCCTTTTGTGGGTGAGGGATGAGTGGAGCTACGACCGGTTTCACCAACACAGCGGGCAGTTGTATAAGGTATACGGGGCTGCATTCGTTGAAGGGAAAATCGACGGTTCTTATGGAACACCCCCTTTGTTGTACGGGGAGCTGAAAAGGAGGATACCCGACATCGTCGCGGCCACTCCCCATTCCTGGAACGAGCAACATACCTTCCAGGTGGGAGACAAGATCTTTAAGGAATCGGGCGCCCATGCGGGGCCGGATTTTTTTCGCATGTTTAGCTTCCCTTTGCTGGAAGGCACGGCGGGCGATGCCTTGAACAGCCCGGAAAGCATCGCGATTTCCCGAAAAATGGCGGTGCACTTTTTTGGAAGCCCGGAAGCCGCCATCGGAAAGACCATCCGGTATGAAAATACCAAAGACCTCGTGGTGAAGGCGGTATACGAAGACATGCCCGTCCGGACGATGTTTCAGGATGATTTTGTGTTGAACTGGGAAACCTTCCTGGACGAAAATAACGGGTGGGCGAGGGACATCACCAATTTCGGACCCGAGACCTTTATCATGCTGCGCCCGGACGCGCACCCCGCGGCCGTCGACGCAAAGCTCCTGCATTTTATGGACCCTTACCTGGACAAGAAGGCAATCCCTATGACCATGGGTATGCAGCCGCTTCGGGATGTCTACCTGCATGGGCAATTTGAAGCGGGAAAACCGGCGGGGGGCAGGATCGCGTACGTGCATTTGTTTTCGCTGGTGGCCGCATTTATCCTCTTGATCGCCTGTATCAATTTCATGAACCTGACGACCGCGCGTTCGGTGCGGCGGATGAAGGAGATCGGGGTTCGGAAAGTGATCGGTGCGGTACGCGGGGCGCTGATTCGTCAATTCATGGGGGAGGCAATCCTTATCGCCCTGCTATCGGGTGGAGTGGCATTCCTGCTGGTGGTCTTGACCTTGCCTGCCTTTAACGAGCTCACCCGGAAACAAGTGAGCCTTCCTTATCAACACGTGCTTTTCTGGACAGCATTGGTTGGCATGATCCTCCTGACGGGTATCGTGTCGGGTAGTTATCCCGCGCTTGTCCTTTCGAAGTTTCAACCGATCAAAGTCCTGAAAGGGGCATCCCCCGGTGGAACCTGGCTTCGGAAGACCCTCGTGGTTTTCCAGTTTACCTTATCCATCGTCCTGATCATTGCCACGATCCTGGTGTCCCGGCAGATCCGCTTCCTGGAACAGACGAATTTGGGGTATGACAGGGAGAACCTGGTGTATATTCCCCTGGAAGGCAATTTGAAAACCAAACTGAAATTGTTCCAGCAGGAAGCACAGGAGATCCCGGGAGTCATCGCGATGACAGGGATGTCCAACGACCCGACGAACATTGCCAACGGGACCTCCGGGCTGAAGTGGACCGGGAAGGATCCTGATGCCAAAATACAGTTTTCGTGGGCCTCCGTCGGGTATGACTTTGTCAGCACCCTTCGCCTCCAAATGCGCTATGGGCGGGACTTTGACAAAAGCCTTCCCTCGGATTCGACCGGCTATATCATCAATGAAGCCGCCCTGGCAAAGATCGGCTACAAAGACCCCATCGGGCAACCGCTTACTTTTTGGCGCAAACCGGGTCGTATTATCGGTGTCGTCAGGGATTTTCATTTTCAATCCCTGCACGAACCAATCAAGCCGATGGTGATCCACCTGGATACGCTGAGCCAATTGACGGTCGCCCTGATCCGTATCCGCGCGGGACAAACCGGTGACGCCATCAAAGGGTTGGAAAGGCTGTGCAAAAGCCTGAACCCGGCTTTCCCGTTCAACTACCGCTTTTCGGACGAAGAATACGTCCGTCAATACAGGAGCGAGGAGGTCGTCGGTCACCTGGCATTGGGTTTTGCGGCCCTGGCCATATTTATTTCCTGTCTGGGGCTGCTCGGGCTTTCCGTTTTCACGGCCCAGCAGCGGATGAAGGAGATCAGCATCCGGAAGGTCCTCGGGGCGGGGCTTTTCAACCTTTTTGCCCTGCTCACCAAGGACTTTCTTCTCCTGGTGGTCATCGCCTTCCTGATCGCCGCTCCCGTCGCCTGGTGGGCAATCCACCGCTGGCTGGAACAGTTCTCCTACCGGACGGAGGTCAGCTGGTGGATATTCGCACTCGCGGGTATACTGGCGCTGCTGATTGCGCTCGTGACGATTTCCTACCAGACGTTGCGCGCGGCGGCCGCCCGGCCGGCCCAGCGCCTCCGGACGGAATAA